One Oryza glaberrima chromosome 10, OglaRS2, whole genome shotgun sequence DNA segment encodes these proteins:
- the LOC127785698 gene encoding protein PLASTID MOVEMENT IMPAIRED 1-like, producing MAGSGGEAMASSGLDLGEYLDRPDAIHRRAASVAIVRSGGGDGPRIVDGGRDDRRARSSRRLSLSSWRRPAGGETSVESRRYGFTAAAAAAEVGGKTRAAAIWEWKPVRVLSRIGKRRCGCLLSVEVAGVRGVPASMDGLRLAVTVRKAETKDGAVQTMPATVRGGCADFDETLFVRCNIYFAGGAGTGKPLKLEPRRFVVSVVPAEAPGVRLGAHAVDVSSLVLDSLQKSSEGRRVRWFDTAVTLSGKATGGELLLKLGFQLMDDAGLCLYTQAATEKVDVVDDVSPARARAHNKNSFSVARTSGPKLSASDAAISPSMRAYKQLIDRLSVDEHGDPVTSLIPRKLADDELSGDVGLPEYEVVDKGVETVKEVVHYHAHRDVLKELDSIAEQIEAIEALMTNGGKKSPPSPKKVDQKQCLDADEEMVTVEFLRKLEVVDDKGRKLKQPMTPRSESEKKAAAAAPPVLPDLGPGLGTAVQTRDGGFLVSMNPFDLPLEKGDAPPKLAMQVSRPFVLPSSMAATGFDVLQKMAAAGCADEVRDKVARLGGMDNLTGKTPEQVGFEGIAEAVIGGRRTEGASSSAARSVRLVRKLAAAVSDGRSERVATGIWTAADDPETLEEVIAFSLQKLEAMAVDALMIQAEMADEDAPFEVAPAAGDATTVFDALVSPDEWSESRGSDGRVTVVAAIQLRDPSRRYEAVGAPMVAVVQSARLLGAAGNSGGRFKVRSLHVGGVQLRCPVGGGAGGGRASWGAERQKLTAMQWALAHGPARAAGRRARTPTTTTTPSSQARQRPDVVWSLSSRVLAGMWLKTVRNPDVRVGATAGGGGGGGN from the coding sequence gggagggaTGATCGGAGGGCGCGGTCGTCGCGCCGGCTCTCGCTGTCgtcgtggaggaggccggccggcggcgagacgtCGGTGGAGTCGAGGAGGTATGGTtttacggcggcggcggcggcggccgaggttgGGGGGaagacgagggcggcggcgatatGGGAGTGGAAGCCGGTGCGCGTGCTCTCTCGCATCGGGAAGCGCCGGTGCGGGTGCCTCCTGTCCGTCGAGGTGGCCGGCGTCCGCGGCGTTCCGGCCTCCATGGacggcctccgcctcgccgtcacGGTGCGCAAGGCGGAGACGAAGGACGGCGCGGTGCAGACGATGCCGGCGACGGtgcgcggcggctgcgccgaCTTCGACGAGACGCTCTTCGTCAGGTGCAACATCtacttcgccggcggcgccggcaccgggAAGCCGCTGAAGCTCGAGCCGCGGCGGTTCGTCGTGTCCGTCGTCCCCGCCGAGGCGCCCGGCGTCCGTCTCGGGGCGCATGCCGTCGACGTCAGCTCCCTCGTGCTCGACTCCCTCCAGAAGAGCTCCGAGGGCCGCCGTGTCCGGTGGTTCGACACGGCCGTCACCCTCTCCGGcaaggccaccggcggcgagctgctgctCAAGCTGGGGTTCCAGCTCATGGACGACGCCGGCCTCTGCCTCTACACCCAGGCGGCAACGGAGAAggtcgacgtcgtcgacgacgtgTCGCCGGCTCGTGCCAGAGCTCACAACAAGAACTCGTTCAGCGTCGCGAGGACGTCGGGGCCCAAGCTTTCAGCATCCGACGCGGCCATCTCGCCCTCCATGAGAGCCTACAAGCAGCTCATCGATAGGCTCAGCGTCGACGAGCATGGAGATCCTGTGACGTCGCTGATCCCTCGGAAGCTCGCCGACGACGAACTTTCCGGCGACGTCGGCCTCCCGGAGTACGAGGTGGTTGACAAGGGCGTCGAGACCGTCAAAGAGGTCGTCCACTACCATGCTCACCGCGACGTGCTCAAAGAGCTCGACTCCATTGCCGAGCAGATCGAGGCCATCGAGGCGCTGATGACGAACGGCGGCAAgaagtcgccgccgtcgccgaagaAGGTGGATCAGAAGCAGTGCCTCGACGCGGATGAGGAGATGGTGACGGTGGAGTTTCTACGGAAGCTCGAGGTAGTCGACGATAAGGGCAGGAAGCTGAAGCAGCCCATGACGCCGAGAAGCGAGtcggagaagaaggcggcggcggcggcgccgccggtgttGCCGGACTTGGGGCCGGGCCTTGGGACGGCGGTGCAAACGCGCGACGGCGGATTCTTGGTGTCCATGAACCCGTTCGACTTGCCTCTTGAGAAAGGAGATGCACCCCCGAAGCTCGCCATGCAGGTGTCGAGGCCGTTCGTGCTGCCGAGCTCCATGGCCGCGACTGGGTTCGACGTCCTCcagaagatggcggcggcgggctgcgccGACGAGGTCCGGGACAAGGTGGCGAGGCTCGGCGGCATGGACAACCTCACGGGGAAGACGCCCGAGCAGGTGGGCTTCGAGGGCATCGCGGAGGCGGTCATCGGCGGGCGGCGCACCGAGGGCGCGAGCTCGAGCGCCGCCCGGTCCGTCCGGCTCGTCCggaagctcgccgccgccgtgtccgaTGGCCGGAGCGAGCGCGTCGCCACCGGCATCTGGACCGCGGCGGACGACCCGGAGACGCTGGAGGAGGTGATCGCCTTCTCCCTGCAGAAGCTGGAGGCCATGGCCGTGGACGCGCTCATGATCCAGGCCGAGATGGCCGACGAGGACGCGCCGTTCGAGGTGGCGCCGGCCGCGGGCGACGCCACCACCGTGTTCGACGCGCTGGTGTCGCCCGACGAGTGGTCGGAGTCACGCGGCTCCGACGGCCGCGTcacggtggtggcggccatCCAGCTGCGCGACCCGTCGCGGCGCTACGAGGCGGTGGGCGCGCCGATGGTGGCCGTCGTGCAGTCGGCGAGGCTGCTCGGCGCGGCGGGGAACAGCGGCGGGAGGTTCAAGGTGAGGAGCCTGCACGTCGGCGGCGTGCAGCTGCGGTGCccggtgggaggcggcgccggcggcggccgcgcgagcTGGGGCGCGGAGAGGCAGAAGCTGACGGCAATGCAGTGGGCGCTCGCGCACgggccggcgcgcgccgcgggcaGGAGAGcgcggacgccgacgacgacgacgacgccgtcgtctCAGGCGAGGCAGCGACCGGACGTCGTGTGGAGCTTGTCGTCGCGGGTGCTCGCCGGGATGTGGCTCAAGACGGTGCGCAACCCGGAC